From a single Lolium rigidum isolate FL_2022 chromosome 7, APGP_CSIRO_Lrig_0.1, whole genome shotgun sequence genomic region:
- the LOC124676582 gene encoding U3 small nucleolar RNA-associated protein 18 homolog, producing MSLISQNAVQKRRLEKAGADDDSDEGTGSPVAALEDAEVGKKARSHHDRKRKKDKELKARLSHEAEEMKQLEDSLFGAIYAPPQFGTEVGAPLPARGQDGPLFFMDRSAGDDDLPVYEEDLASNNEMVDKGRKPAWVDDEEDRTEVDIVKVARLRKLRKEADERVISGREYEARLRGQHTKLNPFTGWADMDRKVPLLDAESDEEEGGVDNTLRNNDELVVKGTAKLLPGMLDFSRLVNANAQDPSSGPINSVQFHRNGQLMLVAGLDKHLRFFQIDGKRNPKIQSIFIDDCPVHKASFLPDGSEVILSGRRKFFYSFDLVKAAVSKIGPLTGREEKSLESFEISPDSKTIAFVGNEGYILLVSTKTKQLIGTLKMNGNVRSLAFADGGNQLLSSGGDGHVYHWDLRTRKCMHKATDEGSLTGLSLCTSPDSSYFATGSSSGIVNVYKRDEFLGGKRKPLKTIENLTTDIGQMKFNHDAQILAICSGKERNGMRLVHVPSFTVYQNWPGPRFSLQYPRCLDFSPGSGFLSVGHAGGKVLLYKLHHYQNA from the coding sequence ATGAGCTTGATATCCCAGAACGCGGTCCAGAAGCGCCGCCTGGAGAAAGCCGGAGCCGATGATGACAGCGACGAGGGCACTGGTTCCCCTGTTGCTGCTTTGGAGGATGCAGAGGTTGGGAAGAAAGCCAGGTCACACCATGACCGGAAGAGAAAGAAGGACAAGGAGCTCAAGGCAAGGCTGAGCCACGAGGCGGAGGAGATGAAGCAGCTGGAGGATTCGCTGTTCGGTGCCATCTACGCCCCGCCGCAGTTCGGCACTGAGGTTGGCGCTCCCTTGCCGGCTCGGGGCCAGGATGGTCCTTTGTTCTTCATGGATCGCTCTGCCGGCGATGACGACCTGCCCGTTTACGAGGAGGACCTGGCCAGCAACAATGAGATGGTCGATAAGGGGAGGAAGCCTGCGTGGGTGGATGACGAGGAGGACAGGACTGAGGTGGACATTGTCAAGGTTGCGAGGCTGAGGAAGCTGAGAAAGGAGGCTGATGAGCGTGTCATCTCGGGCAGAGAGTATGAAGCTAGGCTGCGCGGTCAGCACACCAAGCTGAACCCCTTCACTGGCTGGGCAGATATGGACCGCAAAGTTCCTCTCCTGGATGCTGAATCTGATGAGGAGGAAGGCGGAGTTGACAATACTCTTCGGAACAATGATGAGCTTGTTGTCAAGGGTACTGCTAAGCTCCTGCCTGGCATGCTGGACTTCTCAAGGCTTGTTAATGCTAATGCACAGGATCCATCCAGTGGTCCTATCAATTCAGTCCAGTTCCATAGAAATGGACAGCTCATGCTTGTTGCTGGTCTGGACAAGCATCTAAGGTTTTTCCAGATTGACGGGAAGAGAAACCCCAAGATCCAGAGCATTTTTATCGATGATTGCCCAGTTCACAAGGCATCCTTTCTACCCGATGGCTCTGAGGTGATCCTTTCAGGCAGGAGGAAGTTCTTCTATTCGTTTGATCTGGTCAAAGCTGCTGTTAGCAAGATTGGACCCTTGACTGGGCGTGAGGAGAAAAGCCTGGAAAGCTTTGAGATATCACCTGATTCAAAAACCATTGCATTTGTTGGTAACGAGGGGTACATTCTTTTGGTATCTACCAAAACAAAGCAGCTCATTGGAACCCTAAAGATGAATGGGAATGTGCGTTCGTTGGCTTTCGCGGATGGTGGGAACCAGCTACTGAGCAGTGGTGGGGATGGCCATGTTTACCACTGGGATCTTAGAACAAGGAAGTGCATGCACAAGGCTACTGATGAGGGTTCCCTGACAGGCCTCTCTCTCTGCACCTCTCCGGACAGCTCCTATTTCGCTACAGGTTCCAGCAGCGGCATCGTAAATGTGTACAAGAGGGACGAGTTCCTTGGAGGGAAGCGCAAGCCACTGAAGACGATTGAAAACCTAACAACTGACATCGGTCAAATGAAGTTCAACCACGACGCCCAGATTCTGGCAATATGCTCTGGGAAGGAGAGGAACGGCATGAGGCTCGTGCACGTCCCATCCTTCACCGTGTACCAGAACTGGCCAGGGCCTCGGTTCAGCCTTCAGTATCCAAGGTGCCTCGACTTCAGCCCTGGGAGCGGGTTCCTCTCCGTCGGACATGCCGGCGGAAAAGTTTTGCTGTACAAGCTGCACCACTACCAGAACGCCTAG